The proteins below are encoded in one region of Anaerobranca californiensis DSM 14826:
- a CDS encoding glucodextranase DOMON-like domain-containing protein, with protein MKKFSVLLAVLMLLLLTVSVYAQGEVIFEMADPTGDAKGDGNYTHPKAGDFGDRVAEMLDLTNFKVTDLGNKVEFRLSFALEPNYVNPWGGIGINFHRIDIYLVTGEEGGKTETFREGAFVKFAEPWNKLIKVLDWNQSKIFTTADDPADEDAGIEVSNDFTVKLEGKDIVVTVAKSIIGEIDGSTKYYVLVGHQDGFGPDNYRSVAEVAGEWNGGGGDDTNFNPNVYDMLAETADEQYKQLGSWEIGKLAVIKPVGGKSSGTSTTTIVVTSAAVVAAGGAAAYFFMLKGKKAA; from the coding sequence GTGAAAAAGTTTTCCGTTTTACTTGCTGTTCTTATGCTTTTATTATTAACAGTTTCTGTTTATGCCCAAGGTGAAGTGATTTTTGAAATGGCAGATCCTACCGGTGATGCTAAAGGTGATGGAAACTATACCCATCCCAAAGCCGGTGACTTCGGTGACAGAGTAGCTGAAATGTTAGATTTAACTAATTTTAAAGTAACTGATTTAGGAAATAAAGTGGAGTTTAGATTATCCTTTGCGTTAGAACCTAACTACGTAAATCCATGGGGTGGTATAGGAATTAACTTCCACAGAATAGACATTTACCTCGTAACCGGTGAAGAAGGTGGCAAAACTGAAACCTTCCGTGAAGGAGCTTTCGTTAAGTTTGCTGAACCTTGGAACAAATTAATTAAGGTTTTAGACTGGAATCAATCTAAAATTTTTACAACTGCCGATGATCCTGCCGATGAAGATGCAGGAATTGAAGTAAGTAATGACTTCACTGTAAAATTAGAAGGTAAAGATATCGTAGTAACCGTTGCTAAGAGTATTATCGGTGAAATCGATGGTTCTACAAAATACTACGTATTAGTAGGTCACCAAGATGGTTTTGGCCCAGATAATTATCGTAGCGTAGCTGAAGTTGCTGGCGAATGGAATGGTGGTGGCGGTGATGACACCAACTTCAACCCTAACGTGTATGATATGTTAGCTGAAACTGCTGATGAACAATACAAGCAATTAGGTTCTTGGGAAATTGGTAAATTGGCAGTTATTAAACCAGTAGGTGGCAAATCAAGTGGTACTAGTACTACTACTATTGTAGTCACTTCAGCTGCCGTTGTAGCTGCTGGTGGTGCTGCTGCATACTTCTTTATGCTAAAAGGCAAAAAAGCTGCTTAA
- a CDS encoding ABC transporter ATP-binding protein, giving the protein MAKVVLKNISKYYGDVMAVNDFNLEIQDREFIVLVGPSGCGKSTTLRMIAGLEEITDGELYIGDKKVNDVPPKDRDIAMVFQNYALYPHMNVYENMAFGLKLRKYSKEEIDKRVNEAAKILGIENLLKRKPKELSGGQRQRVALGRAIVRNPQVFLMDEPLSNLDAKLRVQMRTEISKLHHRLQTTMIYVTHDQTEAMTMGDRIVVMKDGVIQQVASPQEIYDKPKNVFVAGFIGSPAMNFIDAAIIEKGSDLYLKFEGVELKIPAGKSKVIREKGYVGKEVIMGIRPEDLHDEPVFIESSPESVIEPVVEVVEKMGAENYLYLVLGGVQLTARVDARSKAVVDSKIKIAFDMNKVHIFDKETEESI; this is encoded by the coding sequence ATGGCAAAAGTGGTTTTGAAAAACATCTCTAAATATTATGGAGATGTAATGGCGGTAAATGACTTTAATTTAGAAATTCAGGACAGAGAATTTATAGTTTTAGTTGGTCCTTCCGGTTGTGGTAAATCTACGACATTGAGGATGATTGCCGGTCTTGAAGAAATAACCGATGGGGAGCTTTACATAGGAGATAAAAAGGTAAATGATGTTCCTCCAAAAGACCGGGATATAGCGATGGTTTTCCAAAATTATGCTTTGTATCCCCATATGAATGTCTACGAAAACATGGCTTTTGGACTTAAACTGAGAAAATACAGTAAAGAAGAAATTGACAAAAGGGTTAATGAAGCTGCCAAAATATTAGGTATAGAAAACTTATTAAAAAGAAAACCAAAAGAGCTATCTGGTGGTCAACGGCAAAGGGTGGCATTAGGTAGAGCTATAGTAAGAAATCCACAAGTTTTTTTAATGGATGAGCCGTTATCTAACCTTGATGCAAAATTAAGGGTACAAATGCGTACCGAAATCAGTAAATTACACCATAGGTTACAAACGACAATGATCTATGTAACCCATGATCAAACGGAAGCGATGACTATGGGTGACAGAATAGTCGTTATGAAAGATGGAGTAATTCAACAGGTGGCTTCACCTCAAGAAATTTACGATAAACCTAAAAATGTATTTGTTGCTGGTTTTATCGGATCTCCAGCTATGAACTTTATCGATGCTGCTATTATTGAAAAAGGCAGTGATTTATACTTAAAGTTTGAAGGTGTAGAACTTAAAATACCTGCCGGTAAAAGTAAAGTTATAAGGGAAAAGGGGTATGTTGGAAAAGAGGTCATTATGGGTATTAGACCAGAAGATTTACATGATGAACCGGTATTTATTGAAAGTTCACCGGAAAGTGTCATAGAACCAGTAGTAGAAGTAGTAGAAAAAATGGGGGCAGAAAACTATTTGTATTTGGTGTTAGGTGGAGTTCAATTAACTGCTAGGGTAGATGCCAGATCAAAGGCAGTTGTTGATAGTAAAATAAAAATTGCCTTTGATATGAATAAAGTTCACATCTTTGATAAAGAAACAGAAGAATCGATTTAA
- a CDS encoding PTS sugar transporter subunit IIA has product MGIVIVAHGNLAKEFIKTSEMILGKQKNLIAVNVLPEDSLLELREKVKEAVKEVKTSSGVIIFTDIFGGSPTNASNYLLLSERVKVVTGVNLPMFLEILTNRDKSLEDLVHIACWAGNKGIQTVQIEQKEGEQLGFKVSPDR; this is encoded by the coding sequence GTGGGAATAGTTATTGTTGCCCATGGAAATTTAGCAAAAGAGTTTATAAAAACCAGTGAAATGATTTTAGGAAAGCAAAAAAACTTGATTGCTGTCAATGTTTTGCCTGAAGATAGCTTGTTAGAACTGAGAGAAAAAGTAAAAGAAGCTGTGAAAGAGGTAAAAACATCTAGTGGTGTTATAATATTTACCGATATTTTTGGCGGTAGTCCCACCAATGCTAGTAACTATCTATTACTTAGTGAAAGGGTAAAGGTCGTAACAGGAGTTAATTTACCGATGTTTTTAGAAATTTTAACAAACAGAGATAAATCCCTAGAAGATTTAGTCCATATTGCCTGTTGGGCAGGTAATAAAGGAATCCAGACAGTACAAATAGAGCAAAAAGAAGGTGAACAACTTGGGTTTAAAGTTAGTCCGGATAGATGA
- a CDS encoding HutP family protein — MNNIQLDITKILEGEEGKIPIGKAALALAMIADDSDDTLVELLNEKDLLAVITRAGGKGEEVKNKVLRNSLAAAVNSAVITDNIQDRRVLARCVERALAGLGGPMTSISGAGMKIGIVRDEAHLAVAIYGKIGIPGLNVDHEISGLGVHYYGLLGD, encoded by the coding sequence TTGAATAACATACAGCTAGACATAACTAAAATTCTTGAGGGTGAAGAAGGGAAAATACCAATAGGTAAAGCGGCTTTGGCACTTGCTATGATTGCCGATGATTCAGATGATACCCTTGTAGAATTGCTGAATGAAAAGGATTTATTAGCTGTGATAACTAGGGCAGGTGGTAAAGGGGAAGAGGTAAAAAATAAAGTATTAAGAAACTCCTTAGCTGCAGCAGTAAATAGTGCTGTGATTACTGACAATATACAAGATAGGAGGGTTTTAGCCCGTTGTGTAGAAAGGGCCTTAGCAGGGTTAGGTGGTCCTATGACCTCCATTTCCGGGGCAGGGATGAAAATTGGGATTGTCAGAGATGAAGCCCATTTAGCTGTGGCAATTTATGGTAAAATTGGCATTCCTGGACTTAATGTAGACCATGAAATCTCCGGTTTAGGAGTACACTATTACGGATTATTAGGTGACTAA
- a CDS encoding putative manganese-dependent inorganic diphosphatase — MDGEIIVLGHKNPDTDSVASAISYSVLKNKLGQRCVPKVCSAITGEAKHVLELLEIEPPEVLDTMELKVIDFMNREHPYLSEEETLKNIGYIMGKEGVKSIPLVDKDNVVTGIITAGDFARLYLQEISSGETISTGIDLESVQKTLNGTIFLGDKNQLISGRIIVGAMGVEKLVSNLGENDILLIGDREDCQIQGLEHGINALILTGGTQPSEKVLELAKRKGIPVLGYPGDTFSAARLISLARKGREIMTKEPCTVDLNTTVTRVKELFNQKKYRSFPVVNEKGQYLGMVSKGEILNAQPKKIILVDHNEKSQSIDGLEWGEIIEIIDHHRLGDVQTKKPIFINCKPVGSTATLITEMYLQKGIVPEKKIAALLLAAILSDTVILKSPTTTSQDQEMALYLANLTGLDIKEFGGKIYGWSENLENITPYEIVTGDLKEFSFLKGRLALGQFETTDIHRILEKKEAISAEMEKLKNKKGLDHILMVITDIIEGDSYMLSIGSLNTYVELAFTKPENGIIYLPGVMSRKLQIVPPLSEVLNV; from the coding sequence ATGGATGGAGAAATAATCGTTTTAGGACATAAAAACCCTGATACCGATTCGGTGGCTTCAGCCATTTCATATAGTGTATTAAAAAATAAGTTAGGTCAAAGGTGTGTTCCTAAAGTATGTAGTGCAATAACGGGAGAAGCTAAACATGTTTTAGAGTTATTAGAAATTGAACCTCCAGAAGTCCTTGATACTATGGAATTAAAGGTAATTGACTTTATGAATAGGGAACATCCTTACCTTTCAGAAGAAGAGACCCTTAAAAATATAGGCTACATTATGGGGAAAGAAGGGGTAAAGAGTATTCCCCTAGTCGACAAAGATAATGTGGTAACTGGGATCATTACTGCAGGGGATTTTGCTAGATTATATTTACAGGAAATATCTAGTGGTGAAACTATCTCTACAGGGATTGACTTAGAAAGTGTACAAAAAACGTTAAATGGAACTATATTTTTAGGGGATAAAAATCAATTGATTTCTGGTCGGATAATAGTAGGTGCCATGGGAGTGGAGAAATTAGTCAGTAATTTAGGGGAAAATGATATTTTACTTATAGGTGATAGAGAAGATTGTCAAATCCAAGGATTAGAGCATGGAATCAATGCTTTGATATTAACTGGAGGAACACAACCTTCAGAGAAAGTATTAGAATTGGCTAAAAGGAAGGGTATCCCTGTATTAGGTTATCCAGGGGACACTTTCTCCGCTGCCCGTTTAATTTCACTAGCCCGTAAGGGAAGGGAAATTATGACAAAAGAACCTTGTACCGTTGATTTAAATACTACAGTAACAAGGGTTAAAGAATTGTTTAATCAAAAGAAGTACAGGTCTTTTCCTGTAGTCAATGAAAAAGGTCAGTACCTTGGGATGGTAAGTAAAGGAGAAATTTTAAATGCCCAACCTAAAAAAATAATTTTGGTAGATCATAATGAAAAATCCCAAAGTATTGACGGTTTAGAATGGGGAGAAATAATAGAAATAATAGATCATCACCGTTTAGGAGATGTACAAACAAAAAAACCTATTTTCATCAACTGTAAACCCGTTGGGAGTACTGCTACATTAATAACGGAAATGTACCTGCAAAAAGGAATAGTTCCCGAGAAGAAAATAGCTGCACTGCTTTTAGCCGCTATTTTATCTGATACAGTTATTTTAAAATCCCCTACTACAACTTCCCAAGATCAAGAAATGGCCCTTTATTTAGCAAATCTAACAGGACTAGACATTAAAGAATTTGGTGGCAAAATCTATGGATGGTCAGAAAATCTAGAAAACATTACACCTTACGAAATTGTAACCGGTGACTTAAAGGAATTTTCCTTCTTAAAAGGTAGATTAGCTTTAGGTCAATTTGAAACTACCGATATTCATAGGATTTTGGAAAAGAAAGAGGCCATTTCAGCTGAAATGGAGAAACTAAAAAACAAAAAGGGTTTGGATCATATCCTAATGGTAATAACTGATATAATTGAAGGGGATTCTTATATGCTTTCCATCGGTTCCTTAAATACCTATGTGGAGCTTGCCTTTACTAAACCAGAGAATGGAATCATTTATTTACCAGGGGTAATGTCAAGGAAATTGCAAATTGTACCACCATTAAGTGAAGTGTTAAATGTATAA